In Asterias rubens chromosome 10, eAstRub1.3, whole genome shotgun sequence, the following proteins share a genomic window:
- the LOC117296038 gene encoding ubiquitin-conjugating enzyme E2 Q2-like, with protein MACVASLKQELQLSESLFGKDNERFQIHAATMDELTCKFIGCNKEEFTVHCNFTDSYPQTRPVWFSESEDPVLSTVIQRLSEISASGQLLLKMIRRLVRDLCKLHNVQEPSTMSILDQELPSEKSDDDMASADEDDDGIDYYNGDDDDDDEDEDEEEEEEEETDCMDHYEMEEEPSKSVTEKDDKDIDAENYAVLERLKSNQRRDYLKGSVSGSVQATDRLMKELRDVYRSDAFKKKMYCVELVNDSLYDWHIKILSVDNDSPLHADLKQLKEKEGKDHILLNMTFKENFPFDPPFVRVIFPVLTGGYVLGGGAICMELLTKQGWSSAYTVEAVILQIAATLVKGKARIQFGASKQRQYSLARAQQSFKSLVQIHEKNGWFTPPKEDG; from the exons atggCCTGTGTGGCATCACTTAAACAAGAACTTCAACTCTCAGAATCATTATTCGGCAAAGATAATGAGAGATTCCAGATCCACGCTGCCACTATGGACGAGTTGACATGCAAGTTCATTGGCTGCAACAAGGAGGAATTTACCGTACATTGTAATTTCACA GATTCGTACCCACAGACGAGGCCAGTATGGTTCTCAGAATCAGAAGATCCAGTCTTATCAACAGTGATTCAACGTTTATCTGAAATCAGTGCATCCGGCCAACTG cTCTTAAAGATGATAAGAAGGTTGGTCCGAGACCTTTGTAAACTTCATAATGTTCAAGAACCCTCCACAATGTCAATCTTAGATCAAGAGCTACCATCAGAG AAGAGTGATGATGACATGGCTAGTgcagatgaagatgatgatgggATAGATTATTATAACGGAGATGATGACGacgatgatgaagatgaagatgaagaagaagaggaagaagaagaaactgaTTGTATGGATCATTACGAGATGGAAGAAGAACCAAG TAAATCAGTTACAGAGAAAGATGACAAGGACATAGATGCAGAAAACTATGCAGTACTGGAGAGACTAAAATCCAACCAGAGAAGAGACTACTTAAAG GGCTCAGTATCAGGGTCAGTGCAGGCCACAGACAGACTGATGAAAGAGCTAAGAGATGTCTACAGATCAGATGCTTTCAAGAAGAAAATGTACTGCGTGGAGTTAGTCAACGACAGTCTCTATGACTGGCACATCAAAATTCTATC TGTTGACAATGACAGTCCATTACATGCAGACTTAAAACaactaaaagaaaaagaagggaaGGATCACATCTTGCTAAATATGACATTTAAG GAAAACTTTCCGTTTGACCCACCGTTTGTGAGGGTGATCTTTCCAGTGTTAACCGGTGGTTACGTCTTGGGTGGTGGTGCTATCTGCATGGAGTTATTAACTAAGCAAGGTTGGAGTAGTGCCTACACAGTAGAGGCAGTCATCTTACAAATAGCTGCTACACTAGTCAAAGGCAAAGCCAGGATACAGTTTGGTGCATCAAAG CAGCGTCAGTATAGCCTGGCAAGAGCCCAACAATCCTTCAAGTCATtggtgcagattcatgaaaagAATG